The proteins below are encoded in one region of Gadus macrocephalus chromosome 14, ASM3116895v1:
- the itgb6 gene encoding integrin beta-6 isoform X2 has protein sequence MGLILLSLLLRYCVSNVEGSCSSGSASTCDECLSQSPRCAWCTQENFTNWLSVGERCDTPETLLEKGCLQERLEFHVSHAEVLVDGPLGRRSGPSTNSTQVSPQRMALKLRPGIPMTFQVRVQQTEDYPVDIYYLMDLSASMTDDLEMIKDLGSTLTREMSNLTSKFSLGFGSFVEKPVLPFIKITEEELANPCRSVDLVCPPTFGYKHVLSLTTDTSMFNQIISKQRISANIDVPEGGFDAIMQAAVCGDKIGWRNDSMRLLVFASDADSHFGMDSKLAGIVIPNDGQCHLDENNDYSMSAILEYPTLGQLIDKLVENNILLIFAVTENQKHNYENYANLIPGATVGVLASDSRNILELIITAYKDLRSEIELEVLGDTEELQMAFTSICPDGSIYPGLKRCASIKAGDTVVFNVSVELTSCLPAPGRFLLRPVGYQDGLVVDLSSLCSCHCPPAGPLLNTTSAHASSATTTTPPAGLCHEGQGSPECGVCVCQPGFVGSQCECSEEEEAVTGGNGAGCRATEDEGAESCSGQGECFCGRCVCHASSFGRVYGRFCECDDYSCGRFRGELCGGHGQCDCGQCVCDSGWLGEYCNCSSSTEVCVSQDGTSCSGRGRCDCGQCVCSVPGASGKLCEKCPTCGDTCTSAR, from the exons ATGGGGCTCATACTTCTGAGTCTACTACTGCGTTACTGTGTCTCCAATGTGGAAG ggtcgTGTTCGTCCGGGAGTGCAAGTACTTGTGACGAGTGTCTGTCGCAGAGTCCCCGCTGCGCGTGGTGCACCCAGGAG AACTTCACCAACTGGTTGTCCGTCGGGGAGCGATGTGACACGCCAGAGACCCTGCTGGAAAAGGGATGTCTTCAGGAGCGGCTGGAGTTTCACGTCTCCCACGCTGAGGTACTTGTGGACGGCCCCCTGGGGCGGAGAAGTGGGCCCTCCACCAACAGCACCCAGGTCTCTCCACAGAGGATGGCTCTCAAGCTACGGCCTG GTATTCCGATGACCTTCCAGGTCAGAGTTCAGCAGACGGAGGACTACCCCGTGGACATCTACTACCTGATGGACCTCTCGGCGTCCATGACGGACGACCTGGAGATGATCAAGGACCTGGGCTCCACGCTGACCCGCGAGATGAGCAACCTCACCAGCAAGTTCAGCCTGGGGTTCGGCTCCTTCGTGGAGAAACCTGTGCTGCCCTTCATCAAGATCACCGAGGAGGAGCTGGCCAACCCCTGCAG GAGCGTAGACCTAGTTTGTCCACCCACTTTTGGGTACAAACACGTCCTGTCCCTGACGACAGACACAAGCATGTTCAACCAGATCATCTCCAAGCAGCGCATCTCGGCCAACATCGACGTGCCGGAGGGCGGCTTCGACGCCATCATGCAGGCAGCCGTTTGCGGA GACAAGATTGGATGGAGGAACGACTCAATGCGCTTGTTAGTGTTCGCGAGCGACGCAGACTCCCACTTTGGGATGGACAGCAAGCTGGCGGGCATCGTGATCCCCAACGACGGACAGTGTCACCTGGACGAGAACAATGACTACTCCATGTCGGCCATATTG GAATACCCCACCCTGGGTCAGCTGATTGATAAGCTGGTGGAGAACAACATCCTGCTGATATTCGCTGTGACAGAGAATCAGAAACACAACTACGAG AACTATGCTAATCTGATACCGGGTGCCACGGTGGGGGTCCTGGCATCTGACTCCCGGAACATCCTGGAGCTCATCATCACGGCGTACAAA GATCTGCGCTCAGAGATAGAGCTGGAGGTGCTGGGAGACACCGAGGAGCTCCAGATGGCCTTCACCTCCATCTGCCCCGATGGGAGTATCTACCCCGGTCTCAAACGCTGCGCCAGCATCAAGGCTGGGGACACG GTGGTGTTCAACGTCTCCGTGGAGCTGACCTCCTGCCTGCCCGCCCCGGGGCGCTTCCTCCTGAGGCCCGTGGGCTACCAGGACGGGCTGGTGGTGGACCTCAGCTCCCTGTGCTCCTGCCACTGCCCACCAGCGGGTCCCCTCCTCAACACCACCAGCGCCCACGCCtccagcgccaccaccaccaccccccccgccGGCCTGTGCCACGAGGGCCAGGGCTCCCCGGAGTgcggcgtgtgcgtgtgccagcCGGGCTTCGTGGGGTCGCAGTGCGAgtgcagcgaggaggaggaggcggtcacCGGGGGCAACGGGGCTGGTTGCCGGGCGACCGAGGACGAGGGGGCCGAGTCTTGCAGCGGCCAGGGGGAGTGCTTCTGCGGGCGATGCGTGTGCCACGCCTCCAGCTTCGGCCGGGTCTACGGCCGCTTCTGCGAGTGCGACGACTACTCGTGCGGTCGGTTCCGCGGCGAGCTCTGTGGAG GCCACGGCCAGTGTGACTGCGgtcagtgcgtgtgtgacaGCGGCTGGCTGGGGGAGTACTgcaactgcagcagcagcacggagGTGTGCGTGTCCCAGGACGGGACGTCCTGCAGCGGCCGGGGGCGCTGCGACTGCGGCCAGTGTGTGTGCTCCGTCCCGGGGGCTTCAGGGAAGCTGTGTGAGAAGTGCCCCACCTGTGGAGACACCTGCACCTCAGCCAGGTAG
- the itgb6 gene encoding integrin beta-6 isoform X1, giving the protein MGLILLSLLLRYCVSNVEGSCSSGSASTCDECLSQSPRCAWCTQENFTNWLSVGERCDTPETLLEKGCLQERLEFHVSHAEVLVDGPLGRRSGPSTNSTQVSPQRMALKLRPGIPMTFQVRVQQTEDYPVDIYYLMDLSASMTDDLEMIKDLGSTLTREMSNLTSKFSLGFGSFVEKPVLPFIKITEEELANPCRSVDLVCPPTFGYKHVLSLTTDTSMFNQIISKQRISANIDVPEGGFDAIMQAAVCGDKIGWRNDSMRLLVFASDADSHFGMDSKLAGIVIPNDGQCHLDENNDYSMSAILEYPTLGQLIDKLVENNILLIFAVTENQKHNYENYANLIPGATVGVLASDSRNILELIITAYKDLRSEIELEVLGDTEELQMAFTSICPDGSIYPGLKRCASIKAGDTVVFNVSVELTSCLPAPGRFLLRPVGYQDGLVVDLSSLCSCHCPPAGPLLNTTSAHASSATTTTPPAGLCHEGQGSPECGVCVCQPGFVGSQCECSEEEEAVTGGNGAGCRATEDEGAESCSGQGECFCGRCVCHASSFGRVYGRFCECDDYSCGRFRGELCGGHGQCDCGQCVCDSGWLGEYCNCSSSTEVCVSQDGTSCSGRGRCDCGQCVCSVPGASGKLCEKCPTCGDTCTSARACVECHLQTKDSLDLCVQRCTVPKISINTSTELDQRHATLCTLKTDSDCFISFSIVMGELGTSAHNLHIYDCPEPPNVTMIILAVSLSVLLVGLVLLVAWKLLVSVHDRKEVARFEAERSNAKWQSGTNPLFRSSTSTFKNVTYKNTGRDMSITLGR; this is encoded by the exons ATGGGGCTCATACTTCTGAGTCTACTACTGCGTTACTGTGTCTCCAATGTGGAAG ggtcgTGTTCGTCCGGGAGTGCAAGTACTTGTGACGAGTGTCTGTCGCAGAGTCCCCGCTGCGCGTGGTGCACCCAGGAG AACTTCACCAACTGGTTGTCCGTCGGGGAGCGATGTGACACGCCAGAGACCCTGCTGGAAAAGGGATGTCTTCAGGAGCGGCTGGAGTTTCACGTCTCCCACGCTGAGGTACTTGTGGACGGCCCCCTGGGGCGGAGAAGTGGGCCCTCCACCAACAGCACCCAGGTCTCTCCACAGAGGATGGCTCTCAAGCTACGGCCTG GTATTCCGATGACCTTCCAGGTCAGAGTTCAGCAGACGGAGGACTACCCCGTGGACATCTACTACCTGATGGACCTCTCGGCGTCCATGACGGACGACCTGGAGATGATCAAGGACCTGGGCTCCACGCTGACCCGCGAGATGAGCAACCTCACCAGCAAGTTCAGCCTGGGGTTCGGCTCCTTCGTGGAGAAACCTGTGCTGCCCTTCATCAAGATCACCGAGGAGGAGCTGGCCAACCCCTGCAG GAGCGTAGACCTAGTTTGTCCACCCACTTTTGGGTACAAACACGTCCTGTCCCTGACGACAGACACAAGCATGTTCAACCAGATCATCTCCAAGCAGCGCATCTCGGCCAACATCGACGTGCCGGAGGGCGGCTTCGACGCCATCATGCAGGCAGCCGTTTGCGGA GACAAGATTGGATGGAGGAACGACTCAATGCGCTTGTTAGTGTTCGCGAGCGACGCAGACTCCCACTTTGGGATGGACAGCAAGCTGGCGGGCATCGTGATCCCCAACGACGGACAGTGTCACCTGGACGAGAACAATGACTACTCCATGTCGGCCATATTG GAATACCCCACCCTGGGTCAGCTGATTGATAAGCTGGTGGAGAACAACATCCTGCTGATATTCGCTGTGACAGAGAATCAGAAACACAACTACGAG AACTATGCTAATCTGATACCGGGTGCCACGGTGGGGGTCCTGGCATCTGACTCCCGGAACATCCTGGAGCTCATCATCACGGCGTACAAA GATCTGCGCTCAGAGATAGAGCTGGAGGTGCTGGGAGACACCGAGGAGCTCCAGATGGCCTTCACCTCCATCTGCCCCGATGGGAGTATCTACCCCGGTCTCAAACGCTGCGCCAGCATCAAGGCTGGGGACACG GTGGTGTTCAACGTCTCCGTGGAGCTGACCTCCTGCCTGCCCGCCCCGGGGCGCTTCCTCCTGAGGCCCGTGGGCTACCAGGACGGGCTGGTGGTGGACCTCAGCTCCCTGTGCTCCTGCCACTGCCCACCAGCGGGTCCCCTCCTCAACACCACCAGCGCCCACGCCtccagcgccaccaccaccaccccccccgccGGCCTGTGCCACGAGGGCCAGGGCTCCCCGGAGTgcggcgtgtgcgtgtgccagcCGGGCTTCGTGGGGTCGCAGTGCGAgtgcagcgaggaggaggaggcggtcacCGGGGGCAACGGGGCTGGTTGCCGGGCGACCGAGGACGAGGGGGCCGAGTCTTGCAGCGGCCAGGGGGAGTGCTTCTGCGGGCGATGCGTGTGCCACGCCTCCAGCTTCGGCCGGGTCTACGGCCGCTTCTGCGAGTGCGACGACTACTCGTGCGGTCGGTTCCGCGGCGAGCTCTGTGGAG GCCACGGCCAGTGTGACTGCGgtcagtgcgtgtgtgacaGCGGCTGGCTGGGGGAGTACTgcaactgcagcagcagcacggagGTGTGCGTGTCCCAGGACGGGACGTCCTGCAGCGGCCGGGGGCGCTGCGACTGCGGCCAGTGTGTGTGCTCCGTCCCGGGGGCTTCAGGGAAGCTGTGTGAGAAGTGCCCCACCTGTGGAGACACCTGCACCTCAGCCAG gGCATGTGTAGAGTGCCACCTACAAACCAAGGACAGCCTGGATCTGTGTGTGCAAAGGTGCACCGTCCCCAAGATCAGCATCAACACCTCCACAG AGCTGGACCAGAGGCACGCCACCCTGTGCACCCTGAAGACCGACAGCGACTGCTTCATCTCCTTCAGCATCGTGATGGGAGAGCTGGGCACCAGCGCACACAACCTGCACATCTACG ACTGCCCCGAGCCGCCCAACGTCACCATGATCATCCTGGCCGTGTCCCTGTCCGTCCTGCTGGTGggcctggtgctgctggtggcctGGAAGCTGCTGGTCTCCGTCCACGACCGCAAGGAGGTGGCCCGCTTCGAGGCCGAGCGCTCCAACGCCAAGTGGCAGTCG ggaacCAACCCGTTGTTCCGTAGCTCGACCTCAACGTTTAAAAACGTCACGTACAAGAACACTGGAAGGGACATGAGCATCACGCTAGGTCGATAG